In Bombus affinis isolate iyBomAffi1 unplaced genomic scaffold, iyBomAffi1.2 ctg00000068.1, whole genome shotgun sequence, the following proteins share a genomic window:
- the LOC126926977 gene encoding uncharacterized protein LOC126926977 encodes MYPVTYFLIVASISMVVSINGQLLTTEHRTHAASERANDLWCHQCDTMEDGERCANLTGNFTTFGHKCTGDKRTCMVKRFSYTTSTEDSTSSPQTWSVERKCTNKCDSGCIVVGERTKLSACTTCCEKSFCNIGTGAANDLTIRGIDLFLALVLQITLTIIMYPS; translated from the exons atgtaccctgtcacgtacttcctgatcgtcgcgtctatctccatggtcgtaagcatcaatg gccaactgttaactacggaacatcgaactcacgcagcgtcggaacgagcaaacgatttatggtgtcatcagtgtgatacaatggaagatggagagagatgcgccaatctgaccggaaacttcaccactttcgggcacaagtgcactggtgataaaaggacctgtatg gtaaagcgattttcttacactaccagcaccgaagattcaacgtctagtccacaaacttggtcggtggagagaaagtgtactaacaaatgcgactccggatgtatagtggtcggtgaacgaacaaaactctccgcttgcaccacttgctgcgagaaatcgttttgcaatatcggtaccggtgctgcgaacgatctgacgataagagggatcgatctgtttctagctttagtattacaaattacattaacaattatcatgtatccgtcctga